A region of Moorena producens PAL-8-15-08-1 DNA encodes the following proteins:
- a CDS encoding Hfq-related RNA-binding protein: MAQFDTGLPSISQIQGYIKDQQLLELKLLTGDSFSGQLCWQDQNCLCLITQDQQTIMIPYHAIAYLKPQAPKA; encoded by the coding sequence ATGGCCCAATTCGATACCGGCTTGCCCAGTATTAGTCAAATTCAAGGCTATATCAAAGACCAACAACTCCTAGAGCTAAAACTTCTCACTGGAGATTCCTTTAGCGGACAATTGTGCTGGCAAGATCAAAACTGCCTGTGTCTGATCACTCAAGATCAGCAGACCATCATGATCCCTTATCATGCGATCGCTTATCTAAAGCCACAGGCACCTAAAGCCTAA
- the dapF gene encoding diaminopimelate epimerase produces the protein MTMEFTKYHGLGNDFILIDNRDDPEPRITSDQALQLCDRNFGIGADGVIFALPGQEGTDYTMRIFNSDGSEPEMCGNGIRCLGKFLADLEGDNHKTHYRIHTLAGVIIPELKGDGKVRVDMGMPQLSAAQIPTVLAEADQKVINTPIEIADKLWEVTCVSMGNPHCITFVEDADAIPLETIGPLFEHHSVFPQRTNTEFIQVVRPDYIKMRVWERGAGATLACGTGACASVVAGVLTNKCDRICTVELPGGCLDIEWSETDQRVYMTGPAEQVFTGKLSQIS, from the coding sequence TTGACTATGGAGTTTACAAAGTACCATGGACTGGGGAATGACTTTATTCTGATTGATAATCGGGATGACCCGGAACCCAGAATAACCTCAGATCAAGCGCTGCAGCTATGCGATCGCAATTTTGGAATCGGTGCAGATGGTGTGATTTTTGCCCTGCCAGGACAAGAGGGTACTGACTATACGATGCGGATTTTCAACTCTGATGGTTCTGAACCAGAGATGTGTGGTAATGGGATTCGCTGTTTAGGAAAGTTTCTGGCTGATTTAGAGGGGGATAATCACAAAACCCACTATCGGATCCATACCCTGGCTGGGGTGATCATTCCTGAACTCAAGGGCGATGGTAAAGTCAGGGTGGATATGGGGATGCCCCAGCTTAGTGCAGCTCAAATTCCCACTGTTTTGGCAGAGGCTGACCAAAAGGTAATCAATACCCCGATCGAAATAGCCGACAAATTATGGGAGGTTACCTGTGTCAGTATGGGGAATCCTCACTGTATTACCTTTGTGGAGGATGCCGATGCCATACCTCTGGAAACCATTGGTCCACTGTTTGAGCATCACTCAGTTTTCCCCCAACGAACCAATACAGAATTTATCCAAGTGGTGCGTCCCGATTATATCAAGATGCGGGTTTGGGAGCGGGGTGCTGGGGCAACTCTCGCCTGTGGGACGGGGGCTTGTGCTTCTGTGGTGGCTGGTGTGTTAACTAACAAATGCGATCGCATTTGTACCGTGGAGCTTCCTGGTGGTTGTCTTGACATTGAATGGTCCGAAACCGACCAGCGAGTTTACATGACTGGGCCAGCTGAGCAAGTTTTCACCGGTAAACTATCGCAAATCTCATGA
- a CDS encoding UDP-N-acetylmuramoyl-tripeptide--D-alanyl-D-alanine ligase: MVCRLLVGKLVDILAAKTVGIPEKILEKSFTGITTDTRHLEPGQLFLALRGEKFDGHDYAALAVEKGALAVIAEATNVSQLEGLPLIQVENTLKTYQQIARWWRDQFQIPVIAVTGSVGKTTTKELIAAVLSTKGTVLKTQANYNNEIGVPKTLLELAPDHDYAVIEMAMRGSGQIAELTEIANPTVGVITNVGTAHIGLLGSTEAIAKAKCELLAHMSNNGVAVLNHDNQRLIDTAAQVWQGQTITYGLEGGHVQGELIAPEILKVEGMEFPIPLPGRHNALNYLGALAIGKLLGVDWETLRNGLKVELPAGRAQRYELPNDVVILDETYNAGVESMVAALEMLAQTPGKRHIAVLGAMKELGTKSGELHQQVGQKVEQLNIDGLRILVDESEPEAEAIATGVTSVPVECFCESNPLVEHLLGFVQPGDRLLFKASHSVGLDQVVKQFKAGFPQQD, encoded by the coding sequence ATGGTGTGTCGGCTTCTTGTAGGAAAATTAGTTGACATTCTCGCCGCCAAGACAGTAGGCATTCCAGAAAAAATCCTGGAAAAGTCATTCACTGGCATTACCACAGATACCCGTCACCTTGAGCCGGGTCAACTATTTTTAGCACTGCGGGGTGAAAAGTTTGATGGTCATGATTATGCAGCTCTGGCTGTAGAGAAGGGGGCATTAGCGGTCATTGCCGAGGCGACTAACGTCAGCCAACTCGAAGGTTTGCCCCTGATTCAGGTAGAAAATACTCTCAAAACCTACCAGCAAATTGCTCGGTGGTGGCGTGACCAGTTTCAGATTCCCGTCATTGCTGTCACTGGTTCTGTAGGCAAAACGACCACTAAGGAGCTAATCGCAGCAGTTTTGTCTACTAAAGGCACTGTGCTCAAAACCCAGGCCAATTACAACAATGAAATTGGTGTACCCAAAACCTTGCTGGAGTTGGCACCAGACCATGACTATGCTGTAATCGAGATGGCAATGCGTGGTTCAGGACAGATTGCTGAGTTGACCGAGATCGCCAACCCTACGGTGGGCGTGATTACTAATGTGGGTACAGCTCATATTGGTCTGTTGGGTTCTACGGAAGCGATCGCAAAAGCCAAGTGTGAGTTATTAGCCCATATGTCCAACAACGGTGTAGCAGTTCTCAATCACGACAATCAACGCCTAATTGACACCGCAGCTCAGGTTTGGCAAGGGCAAACCATAACCTATGGTTTAGAGGGTGGTCATGTCCAAGGAGAGTTGATTGCACCAGAAATCCTGAAAGTAGAGGGCATGGAGTTTCCTATCCCCCTCCCAGGTCGCCACAATGCCCTGAACTATCTCGGGGCTCTAGCCATTGGGAAATTATTGGGAGTGGATTGGGAAACCCTCAGGAATGGTTTAAAGGTTGAGCTACCGGCAGGTCGAGCCCAGCGTTATGAGTTACCTAACGATGTAGTGATTCTCGATGAAACCTACAATGCTGGAGTTGAATCTATGGTAGCTGCTCTAGAAATGCTGGCTCAGACTCCTGGCAAACGCCATATAGCAGTACTTGGGGCGATGAAGGAATTGGGAACAAAATCCGGTGAACTTCATCAGCAAGTGGGTCAAAAGGTTGAGCAACTAAATATAGATGGCTTGCGGATTTTGGTGGATGAAAGTGAGCCAGAAGCAGAAGCGATCGCAACCGGTGTTACTTCCGTGCCAGTTGAGTGTTTCTGTGAGTCTAATCCTCTAGTGGAACATCTACTGGGGTTTGTCCAACCTGGGGATCGTCTATTGTTTAAAGCCTCCCATTCCGTTGGTCTCGATCAGGTAGTCAAGCAGTTTAAAGCAGGATTTCCCCAGCAAGATTGA
- the pth gene encoding aminoacyl-tRNA hydrolase, protein MSTIETTGQIIIPQLIVGLGNPEPKYNKTRHNIGFEVVDAIARRLQISGSENRRFQGWFGQGIGLKGNKLSLLKPLTYMNRSGQAIRAVTDWYKLTPESVLIIYDDMDLPVGRLRLRLSGSAGGHNGMKSAIAHLGTQNFPRLRIGIGKSSQKPDTISHVLGKFSPQETELMSEVVQLAVEAVELSLKQGVEKAMSLYNNRNLATIAKGTGSRE, encoded by the coding sequence ATGAGCACTATCGAAACAACCGGACAAATTATAATTCCTCAACTGATTGTGGGTTTAGGTAATCCGGAACCCAAGTACAATAAAACGCGGCACAATATCGGTTTTGAAGTAGTCGATGCGATCGCACGTCGATTACAGATTTCAGGGAGCGAAAATCGCCGCTTTCAGGGATGGTTTGGTCAAGGAATTGGACTAAAAGGAAATAAGCTAAGCTTGCTCAAGCCCCTTACATACATGAATCGCTCTGGACAAGCAATTCGGGCGGTGACTGATTGGTACAAGCTCACACCTGAGTCGGTCTTGATCATTTATGATGATATGGACTTACCAGTAGGGCGTTTGCGTCTGCGCCTTTCCGGTTCAGCGGGAGGACACAATGGCATGAAATCCGCAATTGCCCATCTGGGTACGCAAAACTTCCCTCGCCTGCGCATTGGTATTGGCAAATCCAGTCAGAAGCCAGACACGATCTCCCACGTCCTAGGAAAATTTTCACCTCAGGAAACCGAGTTAATGTCGGAAGTAGTCCAACTAGCCGTTGAGGCAGTTGAACTGTCTCTTAAGCAAGGTGTAGAAAAGGCCATGAGTCTCTACAATAATCGGAATTTGGCAACTATAGCAAAGGGAACAGGGAGTAGGGAGTAG
- a CDS encoding DUF2811 domain-containing protein, protein MNATVSILAEIPEDLHESLKRYLETHPSWDQDRVFAAALSLFLLQNGIGKTPETSQSYRACARVYLESLFQYPA, encoded by the coding sequence ATGAACGCAACCGTAAGTATCCTGGCAGAAATCCCCGAAGACCTGCACGAGTCTCTCAAGCGCTACCTAGAAACCCATCCTAGCTGGGACCAAGACCGGGTCTTCGCAGCAGCACTTTCCCTATTTTTGCTCCAAAATGGTATTGGTAAGACTCCAGAAACGTCCCAGAGTTATCGCGCTTGTGCTCGTGTCTATCTGGAATCCCTCTTTCAATATCCTGCGTAG
- a CDS encoding cryptochrome/photolyase family protein: MTIGIWVLGDQLWTEQSALKSCQKNHQNTPVILIESLSYVQQRRYHRQKLVFIWSAMRHFAEELRQQGWPVSYQTADDFETPLQAWVTKNTITELRVMTPNDRPFAEIIGNLKLNCQITFIPNNHFLWSESDFKTWAKSQKRLIMENFYRVGRKRFNSLMAGNKPIGGKWNFDKQNRKPPKRNLNPPDALWFEPDPITQDVINAVNAQNFPTYGKTEPFRWAVNRHQALQVLDFFIHHRLPNFGPYQDAMVTNEDTMWHSLISPYLNIGLLQPEEVIKAVENAYHQNQLDLSSTEGFIRQVLGWREYMHGIYIYMNPDYSQSNWFNHTQPLPDFYWHAQKTDMNCLRQILSQVERTGYAHHIQRLMVLSNFALIVGVSPQSIEEWFHGAFIDAHDWVMQTNVIGMGQFADGGILASKPYAASANYINKMSDYCSSCGYNPRKRTGEGACPFNFLYWDFLCRHREQLKAQGRMSLVLSHIDKISDQDIQQIHEEALRWRRDNIPDNTT, translated from the coding sequence ATGACTATCGGGATTTGGGTACTAGGGGATCAACTTTGGACTGAACAATCAGCCCTAAAAAGTTGTCAAAAAAACCATCAAAATACGCCAGTAATTCTGATTGAATCCCTAAGCTACGTCCAACAAAGACGCTACCACCGCCAAAAACTGGTATTCATTTGGTCAGCCATGCGACACTTTGCTGAGGAATTACGCCAGCAAGGTTGGCCAGTCAGCTATCAAACAGCGGACGACTTTGAAACGCCTCTCCAAGCCTGGGTCACAAAAAATACGATTACCGAACTACGGGTAATGACGCCCAATGACCGACCCTTTGCAGAAATAATTGGCAACCTAAAACTAAATTGCCAAATTACCTTTATTCCCAACAATCATTTTCTGTGGAGCGAGTCTGATTTTAAAACCTGGGCGAAATCTCAAAAACGTCTAATAATGGAAAACTTCTATCGGGTGGGGCGCAAGCGATTTAATAGTTTGATGGCAGGAAATAAGCCAATTGGTGGCAAATGGAATTTCGATAAACAAAATCGTAAACCCCCAAAACGTAATCTAAATCCACCAGACGCCCTGTGGTTTGAACCCGACCCAATCACCCAAGACGTGATCAACGCCGTTAATGCTCAAAACTTTCCCACCTACGGAAAAACAGAACCATTCCGTTGGGCGGTCAATCGCCATCAAGCTCTTCAAGTATTAGACTTTTTCATTCACCATCGCCTACCCAATTTTGGTCCCTATCAAGATGCCATGGTCACCAACGAAGATACCATGTGGCACTCCCTAATTTCCCCTTACCTCAATATCGGCTTACTCCAACCTGAGGAAGTAATTAAAGCAGTGGAGAATGCTTATCACCAAAACCAACTCGACTTAAGCAGCACAGAAGGATTTATTCGTCAAGTGCTGGGTTGGCGGGAATATATGCACGGCATTTATATCTATATGAACCCTGACTACTCCCAAAGCAATTGGTTCAACCACACCCAGCCCCTACCTGACTTTTACTGGCATGCCCAGAAAACAGACATGAACTGTTTACGCCAAATTTTGAGTCAGGTTGAACGCACCGGTTACGCCCATCACATTCAGCGACTGATGGTGTTGAGCAATTTTGCTCTAATTGTTGGAGTTTCCCCTCAATCTATAGAAGAATGGTTTCATGGAGCCTTTATCGATGCCCATGATTGGGTGATGCAAACCAATGTGATTGGCATGGGTCAGTTTGCCGATGGCGGCATCCTAGCATCCAAACCTTACGCTGCCTCAGCTAACTACATCAATAAAATGAGCGACTACTGCAGCAGTTGTGGTTACAATCCTCGGAAACGCACTGGAGAGGGAGCCTGTCCCTTTAATTTCTTATACTGGGATTTTCTTTGCCGCCACCGTGAGCAACTCAAGGCTCAAGGCCGCATGAGTTTAGTCTTGTCCCACATCGACAAAATCTCTGATCAAGACATACAACAAATTCATGAAGAAGCTTTAAGGTGGCGTAGGGACAATATACCCGACAATACCACATAA
- a CDS encoding serine/threonine-protein kinase yields the protein MVWSEQQLLHGGKYKIEKILGRGAFGITYKAVHQLLNQDVVIKTPHESLRLAPDYPNYGQEFIKHGQLLAQLSADLESLVQVRDLFQEGDTYCLVMDFISGESLWNLVQRTGPLPETDAVEYITQIGSALNLIHGVGLVHLDISPHNIVVSNSGKAVLIDFGIPGDILRDSNVSSHIDNKPFRPYELYYQGSRHATVDVYSLAASMYHAVTGLNPTESIYRKYDGEELVPPKQLVPSISDRLNQVILQGMALEPKDRPQSVQQWLQPLSEKDYFISLSEADDLSSDVGVDYRPLRDLLIRRKWQEADQETLAVMLKAAGREEEGWLDIPDINTFPCTDLYTLNTLWVKYSNGRFGFSVQKQIWQSLVTESVQVTPGADYEYETYCRFGDQLGWHTNEKWLDYVDLPFTLNAPQGHLPVSYVGFFSGWAYFAFFMGGVSLFSRLEICSI from the coding sequence ATGGTCTGGTCAGAGCAACAGCTGTTACATGGTGGTAAATACAAGATCGAGAAAATTCTTGGACGTGGCGCGTTTGGAATTACCTACAAAGCAGTCCATCAGTTACTCAATCAAGATGTTGTAATTAAAACACCACACGAAAGCCTGAGATTGGCTCCAGACTACCCCAACTATGGCCAAGAATTTATCAAGCACGGACAACTGCTGGCTCAACTGTCTGCTGACCTTGAATCCCTGGTCCAGGTCAGAGACTTGTTTCAAGAAGGAGATACCTACTGCCTCGTAATGGATTTTATTTCCGGGGAAAGTTTGTGGAATTTGGTACAACGCACAGGACCATTACCTGAAACTGATGCAGTAGAGTACATCACTCAAATTGGGTCAGCCTTGAATCTAATCCATGGAGTAGGGCTGGTGCATTTAGATATCAGCCCTCATAATATCGTGGTCAGTAACAGTGGCAAAGCCGTGTTGATTGACTTTGGTATTCCTGGGGATATACTCCGAGATAGTAATGTGTCGAGCCATATTGACAATAAACCATTTCGACCCTACGAGCTATACTACCAAGGCAGTCGTCACGCCACGGTGGATGTCTACTCTCTAGCGGCTTCGATGTACCATGCCGTAACTGGGCTAAATCCTACCGAGTCAATTTACCGCAAGTATGACGGTGAAGAGCTGGTGCCACCAAAGCAACTGGTTCCTAGTATTAGCGATCGCTTAAATCAAGTAATTCTCCAAGGCATGGCCTTAGAGCCAAAAGACCGTCCTCAGTCAGTCCAGCAATGGTTACAGCCCTTGAGTGAAAAGGATTATTTCATCTCTTTGAGTGAAGCTGATGACCTTAGTTCTGATGTAGGAGTAGATTACCGGCCATTACGGGATTTACTAATTCGTAGAAAGTGGCAAGAGGCAGATCAAGAAACTCTCGCTGTTATGCTCAAAGCAGCAGGACGAGAAGAAGAAGGCTGGCTTGACATCCCAGATATCAACACCTTTCCTTGTACAGACCTCTATACTCTCAACACCCTCTGGGTAAAGTACAGCAATGGGCGCTTTGGCTTTAGTGTACAGAAACAAATCTGGCAGAGCTTAGTGACCGAGAGTGTGCAGGTAACTCCTGGTGCCGATTATGAGTATGAAACTTACTGTCGCTTTGGCGATCAACTCGGATGGCACACCAACGAAAAGTGGCTAGATTACGTTGACCTGCCCTTCACCCTCAATGCTCCCCAGGGGCATCTACCAGTCAGCTATGTCGGATTCTTTTCCGGTTGGGCATACTTTGCCTTTTTTATGGGTGGCGTATCTCTCTTCTCTCGCCTTGAGATATGTAGTATTTAG
- a CDS encoding DUF2996 domain-containing protein, which translates to MAEETLPLPNPEEANTPSDTSADQPAAKSEDQPAAVVDQPPVEITEPIPATPSEDQPAAVVDQPPVEITEPIPAAPSEDQPVAKSEDQPAAVVDQPPVEITEPIPATPSEDQPAAVVDQPPVEITEPKPPTPSPDQPAAVVDQPPVEITEPKPAAIVDQPPAAKSEDKPAAKAPAAKKPAGKSEDKPAAKAPAAKKPAEKSEDKPAAKAPAAKKPAAGAKAKKAKPPAVEDKPFTEFVEQHYVPALKTAFAKQGIDDVDVTFAKQKIPIPSLSQMDDCWQVMGSWQNGQRQFNLYFLDEDIKKQKAFSSSANGVQPSTIESFMIDERKVTLPLMVHYTIQRLNAQKWLMWN; encoded by the coding sequence ATGGCGGAAGAAACCCTACCCTTACCTAACCCTGAGGAAGCAAATACTCCTTCTGATACATCAGCAGACCAGCCTGCTGCTAAATCAGAAGACCAGCCTGCTGCTGTAGTAGACCAACCGCCGGTGGAAATAACTGAACCAATACCTGCTACACCATCAGAAGACCAGCCTGCTGCTGTAGTAGACCAACCGCCGGTGGAAATAACTGAACCAATACCTGCGGCTCCATCAGAAGACCAGCCTGTTGCTAAATCAGAAGACCAGCCTGCTGCTGTAGTAGACCAACCGCCGGTGGAAATAACTGAACCAATACCTGCTACACCATCAGAAGACCAGCCTGCTGCTGTAGTAGACCAACCGCCGGTGGAAATAACTGAACCGAAACCTCCTACACCATCACCAGACCAGCCTGCTGCTGTAGTAGACCAACCGCCGGTTGAAATAACTGAACCGAAACCTGCTGCGATCGTAGACCAACCGCCTGCGGCTAAATCAGAAGACAAACCGGCGGCTAAGGCTCCTGCGGCCAAAAAGCCTGCGGGCAAATCAGAAGACAAACCAGCGGCTAAGGCCCCTGCGGCTAAAAAGCCTGCTGAAAAATCAGAAGACAAACCAGCGGCTAAGGCTCCTGCTGCTAAAAAGCCTGCTGCTGGGGCAAAAGCTAAAAAAGCCAAACCACCAGCAGTTGAAGATAAACCTTTTACTGAATTTGTGGAACAACATTATGTGCCAGCCCTTAAGACTGCTTTTGCCAAACAAGGTATTGATGATGTAGATGTGACCTTTGCTAAACAGAAAATCCCCATTCCGAGTTTGAGTCAAATGGATGACTGTTGGCAAGTAATGGGGAGTTGGCAAAATGGGCAACGTCAATTTAACCTTTATTTCCTAGACGAAGATATTAAAAAACAAAAGGCTTTTTCTTCGTCGGCTAATGGTGTTCAACCTAGTACGATCGAGTCATTTATGATTGATGAACGGAAAGTGACTCTTCCTCTAATGGTTCATTACACCATACAACGGCTAAATGCTCAGAAGTGGCTAATGTGGAATTAG
- a CDS encoding pentapeptide repeat-containing protein, with the protein MPLAFPSWEGLGVGSSCLLPLPYSLFPVPCSLLPDMTDFYQENPYKTLTITASSTGLETAKAALTRLDFESESNLAKSQGLSDSIVTKFFNFKPIQLDSFKRICQALKLKWIEIAGIAEENPSEAVSTNGQDSEAVSTNGQDSEAVSTNGQDSEAVSTNGQDSEAVSTNGQDSEAVSTNGQDAHSTDRSSSEVVEPGKKPRRKVTVIDKETETIKTSLVLEGDIDSSQNLKVIKSILRDYPGDTITISDMKKDRIRLIVGLIVEDEKEEIEQLVSQIKSGELKELNGFPVQDIQILSTKSDDNENKELDSKWRLVEEIVRGEAMGRDLKDVDLSDANLSGADLSGADLTSANLSGADLSGADLSRADLGCAKLSGANLKGANLKGVHLNAAYLSSANLSYANLKGARLSTIKGSSANLKGADLRGADLRGANLSGANLSDTKLRNANLTHFNTKNLINLRGANLSGADLCGANLCGDNLHRVNLSGAELSGFNLSRFNLSDADLSGANLSGANLSSVSLDHADLSGAKLKGANLSSANLSSADLSSADLSSANLSSANLSSADLTDANLKSADLTDAKLSRAIVDNTQFGDNSGLDESIKGNLIKRGAMFEDVAGDSSESVTPSER; encoded by the coding sequence TTGCCTCTTGCCTTCCCCTCCTGGGAGGGGTTAGGGGTGGGTTCCTCTTGCCTCTTGCCTCTTCCCTATTCCCTGTTCCCTGTTCCCTGTTCCCTATTGCCTGATATGACAGATTTTTATCAAGAAAACCCCTATAAAACACTAACTATAACGGCATCGTCAACTGGTCTAGAAACAGCTAAAGCAGCGTTGACCAGGCTAGATTTTGAGTCGGAAAGTAATTTGGCAAAATCCCAAGGTCTCAGTGACAGTATAGTGACGAAGTTTTTTAATTTCAAACCAATTCAGCTGGATTCGTTTAAACGGATCTGCCAGGCTCTGAAATTAAAATGGATAGAAATTGCGGGAATAGCAGAGGAAAATCCATCGGAAGCAGTAAGCACAAACGGGCAGGATTCGGAAGCAGTAAGCACAAACGGGCAGGATTCGGAAGCAGTAAGCACAAACGGGCAGGATTCTGAAGCAGTAAGCACAAACGGGCAAGATTCTGAAGCAGTAAGCACAAACGGGCAAGATTCTGAAGCAGTAAGCACAAACGGGCAGGATGCCCATTCTACTGATAGGAGTAGCTCAGAGGTGGTGGAGCCAGGGAAAAAACCTAGGCGCAAAGTGACTGTAATCGATAAAGAAACTGAAACTATTAAAACGTCTCTGGTTTTAGAAGGGGATATCGATTCAAGTCAAAATTTAAAAGTAATTAAATCTATTTTACGAGACTATCCAGGAGACACTATCACAATTAGTGATATGAAAAAAGACAGGATTCGATTAATTGTAGGATTAATAGTAGAGGATGAGAAAGAAGAGATTGAACAGCTTGTATCTCAGATAAAATCAGGAGAACTGAAAGAATTAAACGGTTTTCCTGTTCAAGATATTCAAATTTTGAGCACAAAGTCAGATGATAATGAAAATAAGGAGCTTGATTCTAAATGGCGTCTAGTGGAAGAGATTGTCAGGGGTGAAGCGATGGGTCGAGACTTGAAGGATGTTGACCTGAGTGATGCCAACCTCAGTGGTGCTGACCTCAGTGGTGCTGACCTCACTAGTGCTAATCTCAGTGGTGCTGACCTCAGTGGTGCTGACCTGAGTCGTGCTGACCTGGGTTGTGCCAAGCTGAGTGGTGCCAACTTGAAGGGTGCCAACCTCAAGGGTGTTCACCTCAATGCTGCCTACCTCAGTAGTGCTAACCTCAGTTATGCCAACCTGAAGGGTGCCAGACTGAGTACTATCAAGGGGAGTAGTGCTAACCTGAAGGGTGCCGACCTGAGGGGTGCCGACCTGAGGGGTGCCAACCTCAGTGGTGCCAACCTTAGTGATACCAAGCTGAGGAATGCCAACTTGACTCATTTCAACACAAAAAATCTTATTAACCTTAGGGGTGCCAACCTCAGTGGTGCTGACCTTTGTGGTGCCAACCTTTGTGGTGATAACCTGCATCGTGTCAACCTCAGTGGTGCTGAACTCAGTGGTTTCAACTTGAGCCGTTTCAACCTCAGTGATGCTGACCTCAGCGGTGCTAACCTCAGTGGTGCCAACCTCAGTAGTGTCAGCCTGGATCATGCCGACTTAAGTGGTGCCAAGCTTAAGGGTGCCAACCTCAGTAGTGCAAATCTCAGTAGTGCGGATTTGAGTAGTGCGGATTTGAGTAGTGCGAATCTTAGTAGTGCGAATCTCAGTAGTGCTGACCTCACTGATGCCAACCTAAAGAGTGCCGACCTCACTGATGCTAAGCTCAGTCGTGCTATCGTGGACAATACCCAATTCGGAGATAACTCAGGACTTGATGAATCCATCAAGGGTAACTTAATTAAACGGGGGGCAATGTTTGAGGATGTAGCAGGGGATAGCTCGGAAAGTGTTACCCCTAGTGAAAGATAG
- a CDS encoding pentapeptide repeat-containing protein, which produces MSQETPYKTLTITASSTGVDKAKAALTKLDFESESNLAKFQGLSDSIVTKFFNLKPIQLDSFKRICQALKLKWIEIAGIGEENQSEAVSENDGSSSELVEQQQPPLEVTVIDRQTETIKASIVLTGDIDSAELLKRIESSLQNSSGETIKISDIKRDSIQLIVEGYQKDIERLVSQFKSGEVTEISGFPVQDIKILNTRLDDDQNKELDPKWRLVEEIVSTGAAGRDLNGVDLSDVDLSGADLSRADLSGANLSGADLSRVHFKGIDLSSANLSGANLSDAQLKGANLNYTKLSAANLRDADLKGADLSRAQLKGSDLRAADLRAANLYKADLSHGNLSHSNLSRANLNDARLVRADLSGTNLSVAELNYTNFSRADLSGANLSGADLTDANLSPADLSGANLSGANLSGANLSPADLTDANLKSADLTNAQLSRAIVDNTQFGDNSGIDESIKLDLIERGAMFEDVPGDSSEIVTSSQIPQTNAIN; this is translated from the coding sequence ATGAGTCAAGAAACCCCTTATAAAACACTAACTATAACCGCGTCGTCAACTGGTGTAGATAAAGCCAAAGCAGCGTTGACCAAGCTAGATTTTGAGTCGGAAAGTAATTTGGCAAAATTCCAAGGTCTAAGTGACAGTATAGTGACGAAGTTTTTTAATTTAAAACCAATTCAGCTGGATTCCTTTAAACGGATCTGCCAGGCTCTGAAATTAAAATGGATAGAAATTGCGGGAATAGGAGAGGAAAACCAATCGGAAGCAGTAAGCGAAAATGATGGCAGTAGCTCAGAGCTGGTGGAACAACAGCAACCACCGCTTGAAGTAACTGTAATCGATAGACAAACTGAAACAATTAAAGCATCTATCGTCTTAACAGGGGATATAGATTCAGCTGAACTTTTAAAACGGATTGAATCTAGTTTACAAAACTCTTCAGGAGAGACTATAAAAATTAGTGATATTAAACGAGACAGCATCCAATTAATTGTAGAAGGTTATCAAAAAGATATCGAACGGCTTGTATCTCAGTTCAAATCAGGAGAAGTAACAGAAATAAGCGGTTTTCCTGTTCAAGATATTAAAATTTTGAACACAAGGTTAGATGATGATCAAAATAAAGAGCTTGATCCTAAATGGCGTCTAGTGGAAGAGATTGTCAGTACTGGAGCTGCGGGTCGAGACTTGAACGGTGTTGACCTGAGTGATGTTGACCTGAGTGGTGCTGACCTTAGTCGTGCTGACTTGAGTGGTGCGAACCTCAGTGGTGCTGACCTGAGTCGTGTCCACTTCAAGGGTATTGACCTAAGTAGTGCGAATCTCAGTGGTGCTAACCTCAGTGATGCCCAGCTCAAGGGTGCCAACCTGAATTATACCAAGCTCAGTGCTGCCAACCTCAGGGATGCCGACTTGAAGGGTGCCGACCTCAGTCGTGCCCAGCTGAAGGGTTCTGACCTGAGGGCTGCCGACCTGAGGGCTGCTAACCTGTATAAGGCCGACCTCAGTCATGGCAACCTCAGTCATAGTAACCTCAGTCGTGCCAACCTCAATGATGCCAGGCTGGTTCGTGCCGACCTCAGTGGTACCAACCTCAGTGTTGCTGAGCTCAATTATACCAACTTTAGTCGTGCCGACCTCAGTGGTGCCAACCTCAGTGGTGCCGACCTCACTGATGCCAACCTCAGTCCTGCCGACCTCAGTGGTGCCAACCTCAGTGGTGCCAACCTCAGTGGTGCCAACCTCAGTCCTGCCGACCTCACTGATGCCAACCTAAAGAGTGCGGACTTAACTAATGCCCAGCTCAGTCGTGCTATTGTGGACAATACCCAATTCGGAGATAACTCAGGCATTGATGAATCCATCAAGCTTGACCTAATTGAACGAGGCGCAATGTTTGAGGATGTACCAGGGGATAGCTCGGAAATTGTTACTTCTAGCCAAATCCCGCAAACAAATGCGATCAATTGA